From one Bacteroides intestinalis DSM 17393 genomic stretch:
- a CDS encoding UDP-glucuronic acid decarboxylase family protein, protein MKKILVSGGAGFIGSHLCTRLINEGHHVICLDNLFTGVETNIEHLKNNSHFEFVNHDVEFPYLIEGLDEIYNLACPASPIHYQYDAIKTIKTSVLGAINMLGLAKKTNAKILQASTSEVYGDPVVHPQVESYWGNVNPIGIRSCYDEGKRCSETLFMDYHRQNNIRIKIIRIFNTYGPRMLPNDGRVVSNFVVQALQNHDITIYGTGDQTRSFQYIDDLIEGMVRMMNTEDEFIGPVNLGNPNEFSILELAEKVIQLTGSKSKLVFKPLPHDDPKQRQPDITLAKEKLNWQPTIELEDGLQKIVEYFKEYRYRN, encoded by the coding sequence ATGAAAAAAATATTGGTTAGCGGAGGTGCCGGGTTTATAGGGTCGCACTTATGCACAAGGTTAATAAATGAAGGGCATCATGTCATATGCTTGGATAACTTATTTACCGGTGTAGAAACGAATATAGAGCATCTGAAGAACAATTCTCATTTTGAATTTGTGAATCATGATGTAGAATTTCCCTATCTCATTGAAGGCCTTGATGAGATTTATAACTTGGCTTGTCCGGCATCACCAATACATTACCAATATGATGCGATCAAAACGATTAAGACTTCCGTACTGGGAGCTATTAATATGTTGGGGTTGGCGAAGAAGACGAATGCTAAGATTTTACAAGCGTCAACAAGTGAAGTATATGGTGATCCAGTAGTACATCCTCAGGTAGAAAGTTATTGGGGAAATGTGAATCCGATTGGCATCAGATCTTGTTATGATGAAGGAAAACGTTGTTCTGAGACTTTGTTTATGGATTATCATCGTCAAAACAATATTCGTATTAAAATAATTCGTATCTTTAACACGTATGGTCCGCGGATGTTGCCGAATGATGGTAGAGTCGTTTCTAATTTTGTTGTTCAGGCACTGCAAAACCATGATATAACAATCTATGGGACAGGGGATCAGACTCGAAGCTTTCAGTATATTGATGACTTGATAGAAGGAATGGTGCGAATGATGAATACAGAGGATGAATTTATTGGCCCGGTAAACCTTGGAAATCCGAATGAATTTTCCATTCTTGAACTAGCTGAAAAAGTCATCCAATTGACAGGATCTAAATCGAAGTTGGTATTTAAGCCGCTTCCGCATGATGATCCGAAACAGCGCCAACCGGATATTACGCTGGCAAAAGAGAAATTGAACTGGCAGCCAACAATTGAATTGGAAGATGGCTTGCAGAAGATAGTGGAGTATTTTAAGGAATATCGTTATAGAAATTAA
- a CDS encoding ATP-binding response regulator — protein MNMEINPSEYKILIVDDVMSNVLLLKVLLTNEKFAIATASNGRQALEQVDKENPDLVLLDVMMPDMSGFEVAQHLKANPKTADIPIIFLTALNSTTDIVKGFQVGANDFISKPFNKEELIIRVTHQISLVAAKRIILNKTEELQRTIAGRDKLYSVIAHDLRSPMGSIKMVLNMLILNLPAEKIGDEMYELLTMANQTTEDVFSLLDNLLKWTKSQIGKLNVVYQDIDVVEVVDGVIDIFNMVAGLKKITIREEKPEKLAVSADIDMLKTVVRNLISNAIKFSNENSEVLVKLEEKDGTAVVSVQDHGCGIDEEGQKKLLHTDTHFSTFGTNNEEGSGLGLLLCQDFVVKNGGKLWFTSKKGEGSIFSFSLPLKK, from the coding sequence ATGAATATGGAAATAAATCCTTCTGAGTACAAGATTCTCATCGTTGACGATGTGATGTCCAACGTTTTGTTGTTGAAAGTACTCTTAACAAATGAAAAATTTGCTATCGCTACGGCAAGTAACGGTCGGCAAGCATTAGAGCAGGTAGATAAGGAAAACCCGGATTTGGTGTTGCTGGACGTGATGATGCCGGATATGAGTGGTTTTGAGGTGGCACAGCATTTGAAAGCAAACCCTAAGACCGCAGATATTCCTATCATCTTCCTGACTGCGCTAAACAGCACGACGGACATTGTAAAAGGTTTCCAGGTGGGAGCGAATGACTTTATCTCCAAACCTTTCAATAAGGAAGAGCTGATTATTCGTGTAACCCACCAGATTTCGCTGGTAGCTGCCAAACGCATTATTTTGAATAAGACCGAAGAACTGCAACGTACTATTGCCGGACGTGATAAACTTTATTCGGTGATTGCTCATGATTTGCGTTCTCCTATGGGTTCTATCAAGATGGTGCTGAACATGCTGATACTGAATCTACCAGCTGAAAAGATTGGTGATGAGATGTATGAGCTGTTGACAATGGCAAATCAGACGACAGAAGATGTATTCTCACTGCTGGATAACTTGCTGAAGTGGACGAAGAGCCAGATTGGCAAGTTGAATGTAGTATATCAGGATATTGATGTGGTAGAAGTTGTGGATGGAGTGATAGATATCTTTAATATGGTAGCTGGTCTGAAAAAGATTACTATCCGTGAAGAGAAACCGGAGAAATTGGCTGTATCCGCAGATATAGATATGTTGAAAACCGTGGTACGCAACTTGATAAGCAATGCTATTAAGTTCAGCAACGAAAATTCTGAAGTGTTGGTAAAACTGGAGGAAAAAGATGGTACGGCGGTAGTCAGTGTGCAAGATCACGGTTGTGGTATTGACGAAGAAGGACAAAAGAAACTGCTGCATACAGATACACACTTCAGTACCTTCGGTACAAACAATGAAGAAGGTTCCGGTTTGGGATTACTCTTGTGTCAGGACTTTGTAGTGAAGAATGGTGGTAAGTTGTGGTTTACTTCCAAAAAAGGTGAAGGTTCTATATTCAGCTTCTCACTCCCGTTGAAAAAGTAA
- a CDS encoding IbrB-like domain-containing protein, giving the protein MSVDQSPVYAVKAVPLEKIVANDYNPNIVAPPEMKLLELSIWEDGFTMPCVCYYDNETDRYILVDGYHRYSVLRSSKRIYQRENGLLPVVVIDKELSNRMASTIRHNRARGSHNIELMCHIVAELDKAGMSDQWIMKNIGMDRDELLRLKQISGLADLFSDKSFSIPNPVETPVPEE; this is encoded by the coding sequence ATGAGTGTAGATCAAAGTCCGGTATATGCTGTGAAAGCTGTACCGTTGGAAAAAATAGTGGCGAATGATTATAATCCCAACATCGTGGCGCCTCCTGAAATGAAACTATTGGAACTTTCTATTTGGGAAGATGGTTTTACGATGCCTTGTGTATGTTACTACGATAATGAAACTGACCGTTATATATTGGTTGATGGATATCATCGTTATAGCGTGTTGAGAAGTTCTAAACGTATTTATCAACGGGAAAATGGTTTGCTGCCTGTAGTGGTGATTGATAAAGAACTTTCTAACCGCATGGCGTCTACCATTCGGCATAATCGTGCGCGTGGCTCACATAATATAGAGTTGATGTGTCACATTGTGGCTGAGTTGGATAAAGCAGGCATGTCCGATCAATGGATTATGAAAAATATTGGCATGGATCGGGATGAATTACTCCGTTTGAAGCAGATTTCCGGTTTGGCGGATTTGTTTTCGGACAAGAGTTTTAGTATTCCGAACCCGGTTGAAACACCGGTTCCCGAAGAATAA